The genomic segment GAAAAACTCCATCTTTTTAGGTAGCACCATGGTGCAAGCACTACTCAGAAAGCAGTGACCATAGCTTCAGCGTTCTGCAGTTTGCTTTTACCTATTTCCAAGTCCACTTCTAGAAGTTTATCATATAGAAATACTTGCACTGACTCATAAAATGACCGAGatccagtgctgtggagtcgattctgactcatagtgaccctagaggacagagtagaattgccccataggatttccaaggagcagctggtggattcgaaatgccaaccttctgcaagcagccgtagctcttaaccactgtgccaccagggctccaaggatcaTTAAAGCAGTCTGTAAAAGTAAAAAATTGAGACCAATCCAAATGTTCTTCAGTAggagaatggctaaataaattatgctagGACCCCCGGGTTCAGGTGcttatttgtatttctctgaaTGACTGAGGACTTTTTCTACTCCCACTCTTCTGGCCCCCCTTGCTTAGGAACCAGAACAGCTTCCATGTTATACTGTCTTCATTTCCCTATTTACCAGTCGTGAATGAGCCTCTTGCTGTTATAGAAACATTTGTTATATTACAACAGACTGTATTTGGCTTGAAACTTGATAGATGAGGGAGAAGTTTGAGATACAAAAGTAACATACAATCTGAAAAACTGATAATTTAGTGAGTATGCCAGAGAGATGAAGCCAATGGCAGAATCTTTAAGCGCCCCCAATCTGGGCCTCTTGAGACCAAACAGACGTAATAGAGATGTGTGATGTGTTTGGTATTTGACGAAGCCTCACTCTAAAGCTTCACCATCAGATTTCTTTGCTGGAACACCATCAAATCAATGTGATACCCCTGGTTATCTCATTAATCACGAATTTTAAATTGTCATTTATGCATTGTTGACGAATGAAAACAACTGATTATTTAATAAATTCATTTTGTTTAATAGgaaaaaacctttttaaaacaTGAGGTACCTAAGGAAAATACTAAGACAGAAGTGCCTGAACAACCACTGGTCTGTTGCAACATAGGGATTTAACCTACCTGTTTGTTCACTTTGTAGGAGcaaatctaaacctaaaactTTGGACTAGCAATGCactctccttctgtcatggattgaattgtgtctccaaaaaatatctgttgacttggctagtccatgattcccagtattgtatgattgtccaccattttgtcatctgatgtgattttcctatgtgttgtaaatcctacctctatgatattaatgaggtgggattagtggcagttatattaatgagaagaactcaatctataagattagattgtgttttaagccaatctcctttgagatataagagagaagtgagcagagaaatgtggggacttcataccaccaagaaacaagagccaggagaatagcatgtcctttggacctgcagTCCCAGCACTGAGAAGTTCTTGGAccagggaggattgatgacaaggaccttcccccagcgctgacagagaaagccttcctctagagcgggcacactgaatttggacttctagactcctagactgtgagagaataaagctgtccacttgtatttttgttatagcagtactagataactaattCACCATCCCACCCCAAAACATTCAATATCTGATGAACTTTACATAAAAGCTTGATGTGCCAAACCTGCCAATATTCTTACAATTCCTGAATCCTCTGAAAGAGGAAGAGATTCTTAGGAGAAAGAGCTGAACGCATTAGCTCATAACAGGAGTAAGCCCTTGGTTGAGAGCCAGTCTGGTGGAATACAAAGTTTGCCCAAGGCTTTTATTTATGTGTGTCACTTGGAATAAAAAGTCATTTTTTAGCAAACAATAATGTATCCATGCTATGGATTGCATCGTACAGGCATTTTAAGAAAAGTGAAGAATAGAGACACGAAATAATGCCCAAGATACATTAGGGGAAAAAAGCAAATTGTAGGATAATATGTGTAATAGAATTCCATTTGCCTAAAAAGAAAATAGGTTAAATAGTTGTGGTGTATGTATAGACAGATATGTTCATATATGCATAAAAGTCAAATTTAACCACTGGGGATGAAAGGAAAACTTTCACTAACTTTTACTTTATATATAGAGTTAAGAATCATTTGAATTTTACAGAAGGATTGATCACTTTTGTAATTAAAACCAACCCAAAAGACCCATCTAATATTCAGAAGGCAATGGAAATAGCGACCTCAGGAACTATGTTCTCCAGAATTGGAGAAGCTGACAGCTGGAACGGTTCAGGTGCACAGAGAGGCACCCATAATACCATTGCGGTatggtggattccgactcataatgagcctataggacagagtagaactgccccatagagattccaaggctgtaatctttgtggaagcgacacatctttctccagccctgACTGAAAAgaatcacccagagcctctgtTCTTAGCAAGGGTGGGTCCACACACAAAGGGCCAGGGCTTCTGGTTTTATTTCGTTCTTCAAAAGAGTTTTTATTTCCACAGCTTGAAACATATAGCTTGACATTCATACTGGTAAATCTCTATATGTAATATTCctcttttgggaaaaaaaaaaaaaaggctccagaatCAAAAACTTTTCCACTGGAATGTTTGAGATGGAGGGAGCCTTGAAAGTGCAAAATAAATGCTTTTTTCAGAGAAATGGAAAGCTGAAGGAATAAACCATGATGAGATTTTTTTGAGCAATTCAGTTTACATCTGAGTTTGCCCAGGAAGGCCCATCCCGGGGTAGAGTTTTGGAGGGCAGGtattatattccatattccacgtATGCCAGCAGCTACCCAGCTGCAAACCAGTTTCCTGCTGATGGGCCTTCTGTGTGAAAGAGGGGAGAGCAATAACTAGACTGTCCTTGATCCCCTTTTGTCGGGGGTACTCTTACCGTGTTCCTTCATGGTGCTAGAGACTGACAGAAGCAAACTGTTGTGGCGGGGGGGGGCGGTTCCTCTAACAGCTGCTGGGAGAGGGCCCAGGTGTGCATGTTTGCTTGTGTGGTGTGCATGTTTGCTTATGTGAGCGTGTAGACGTTCTTTGTGTCTGAGGGCTCTTTGTAACTTCTGTGTGTCTGGTACTACAGCTACAGACCAGCTGTAGAGACCAATTACTGTCGTCTAGGCCTTTCTCTAGATTATTGATAGTACATGTCTGAATACTCCAAAAGATTTCTTCCCATAGCTCTGGGTTCATTATTTAGGGAAAGGCCTCATACTAACTTTTTCAGGTAACCCCTTACCTGCCGCATGAGAAATACTAAAGATATGGACACTGGGGACCTGAAGGAAGGGAGAACAGAAGGGAGTGTCTTAGCACCCGTGTTTACATGGGTGAATTTCCAGCTGACGGCTGGGAACATCGCTAATAACTTCTGCCTCCATCATAATCGGAGTGGTACCTGTGGTCTGTAGTTAAGAGTGCTGGGAAGAGAAAAGAATTGGAAATAAATTAATTCGTGCCTGCATTAGAGCTTGCCAAATGGAAGCTGGGATAGAGAAACTTTCAGAGTAAACATGGTGAGCAGCAACCTGAGAGAATAAGGGCCAAGACTACCTATGGCTCAGTCCCCAATCTTACATGGAACCCCAATATCCCAGGGCATTTTATCAATTTCCAGCACTCAGATAATAAGTGGTCATTGCTTTCCAGATCCTTGTAGGCTCCTTATGCTTTCCTTCAGTTGCTCGGAGTGCTCTATACAGACTGTGTGCTTCGTTTGATATCGTGGCTGTGAGGTAGGTGAGGCCAAGTGTTCTTAGCCCAGTTAGGAGAGGGAAGGGCCTGACTTGAGGCAGGAAGTGGCAATCACTGAAGGGGCAAGAACAGAACCCCAGGCCTAATGATTATCCAGGTGTACCACCCGGTTATTCAGGTTCAGCTTTCACCCAGGTTGCATTACCCAGCTCTTCAAGAGGCTGCCTGGAGGCCAGATGCTGCCCATCACATTGCATTTGAAGCTTAGTGGAGATGAGGTGCAGTTTTGCTCACACTGGCCTAATTTTGGGGTCATGGGAGGGAAAAACCAATTAGTGCTGGAATGAGGGAAGAAACAAAAGATAATCTCTCTGTTTCCTGTTCCCAAAGCTGGCCCCTCAGGAACTAATCGAGCTTCTCTTCCCAAAACTCCAAGCCACAGGGCCTTGCCCTGTCCTGAGCAATTCACTGCAGCCCAGTAGTGCCCATCTCAGTCTCTGTCTGCCTCTGGCTCCTAAGCAGCAGATTGTCTAAAAGCCTCAGGTTTGCTTACAGTAGCTCCCACAGCAGTGCTTGTGGGGGTTGGAGGACACAAGCAGTTTGCAGAGCAAGCGGGAACACAAGGCACAGAGAGCATGTTCGAATGTGGGCTGCATACTCCTGAGCCTGGAGATACTCTGGCCTCTGATACAGGGACTCCTCCAACAGGCCAGTCCGTGGGCCACAGCAAAGTGTCGTGAGCAAGCTGCCAGCAGCTGCACTGTGCCATTGGTTATGGACCAACGTGGCCGGAAGCTGCAGCCAAGCAAAGCTCCTGGCGCAGAGCCTCAGTGCTCTTCTCCTTGAACTTAGTGCAAAGGCTACAGCTGGCTTTATTCAGTCCATAGCCTTCAACTCCATGCAGTCAGTCTGTTAACTTCTTGCTGTCCCATCGCCAATGGGTTGCTGTGGCAGGACAACAGTATGGATCGGCTGCATTTGCTTCTTTCATTGGAAAATAATGTTTTCCTCTTGAGGTAGGAATGTAACTGGGTCCAGCCTTGGCTAACACTCAATATCTTGCAGCTCAATCTCCTCAGTTCTGCTTTCTGTAAAGCAAAAGACAAGTCAGTGAGTTGAAGATGAGCCACACAGTGGCTTCTCGGTGAGAACAAGATAATGTGTGCCACCTCCATCTTCAAAAGCATGAATTATCACAAGGCCCAGACAGTTACCTTTGAGTTTGTGTCTTCTCTTCCTCTGAAACTTATATGCACACTTATTACAAACCCACATGAGGCTGATTAACACTGCGGCCACAGCAGCGAGAAAAGCAAGGAAGACAGCGACAAAGTGGAGGTCTTCATAGAGGATCTCTAGGGGCGGAGGTGAGGGGAACGGGAAGATAACGTCTCTTAATATCATGAAGTCAGCCTTCCACACACTCGCAGCCCAGAGGGGTGCCCACGCCCCTGGGCCAGTCTTACCTGAGACATGCAGAACGATGGTGCCAAACTGGCTGCTCCCCAGGCGTTCCGTCACTGTGATGATGTAGTAGCCAGAATCGCTCACGCCCACACTGAACAGCTGGATGGAGCCGTTGTCGAAGGTGCAGACTCGGTCCTTGTGGCTTTGGGAGATGTTGGCCTGAGTCCCTGGCTTCCACTCCACGATCTTCTGCACACCCCAGTTGGAGGTATACTTCCATTCGATGGTGGGCACCCCGAGGCAGGAGTATTCAACCGAGagcagaatgtcttctttaactGTGGCATTGATGGCAGACTGGGGAATGTACAATGATATGCCCTGACCTGCAGGATGGAGTGCCAGATGTTGGGCATGACATGAACTCATATTTAACTTCACAGAATTCATTAACAAATATTCATTGCCTATTACATGccagataaggagccctgatggcacaatggttaagtgcttgatggctaacggaaaggttggcagttggaagccCCCCAGGAGCTTCAAGGGagaatgacctggcaatctgctcctgtaaaaattatagcctaaaaaaccctatggggcagatctgctctgtcacatggagtcgctgtgagtcaaaattgactcagcatCTAACAAGAACATTACATGTCAAATACTCTTCTAGGATTTGGTGCTAATGCTACAATGCAGGACAAGACAAAGTCACTGTTCCCTGGATCTTAAATTCTAATAAGCAAGACATACCAGAGATTAATAAACAAAAGACAATTTTAGATAATGACACATGCTCTGAAGATTATAAAACATGGTAGTAGTGACTGATGAGGGTGAAAGTGGCACACCTTATTAGACAGGATGGTCAGGGAAAACCTCTTTGAGGAAATGACCTTTGAACTGAGACCTAAAGGACAAGGAGGAGGAGAATACAGCGAGCCTTTTAGGCAGAAAGAACAACAAATACAAAAactgtgagatgagaaggaacttggtgtgtttcaaaaaaaaaaaaaaaccagtatggCTGGAACGCAGTGAGCAATGGAGAGTTTAGAAGATAAGGCTAGAGAGCTGGGTAGGAGCCAAGTCATGATGTTGTGGGCCAGAGTCAGGGGCTAGGTTTTGTTCaaggtgatggaaaaacaaaagaggGTTCAGGCAGAGGAGTGACTGCTGTGGAGAATGTTCTGGAGGTGAtggtggggaggggagaataAAAGCAGGGAGACCAGTCAGGTGGTCTGATTTAGGACATATATTTGGAAGCAGGGAGGAGAGAACATGCTGGGGAAATGGGATATGGGGGTTGCTGAGGCAAAGAGGCATCAAGCAGAGGTTTCTGCTTGGGAAACAGGTGAGCTATAGTGCCATTAGCTGAGCTTCTGTGTATGTTTTTATACGTATATTAAGGGCGTGCCATgcaccaggccctgtgctaacTGCGTTACACACATCATCTCATCAAAGTCTCGTACAGCCTACAGTGGCTCTATCAAGGATTTACATATCAGAAAGCTCAAGCTCAACAGGACTAAATAGCTTGCCCAAGTCCACCCTGCAGGGCTGAGAGTCACACAGGGGCTGTCAACACCAAAGCTTACACTTCTAGCCTCTATgcttaaaggtcagtggttggcaGAGTGGAGGGCACAGAATGTGACAAATGCCTCCACACTGAGG from the Loxodonta africana isolate mLoxAfr1 chromosome 7, mLoxAfr1.hap2, whole genome shotgun sequence genome contains:
- the VSTM5 gene encoding V-set and transmembrane domain-containing protein 5 isoform X3, which translates into the protein MRPLPSRRRKNRGISLGLFALCLAAARCLQSQGISLYIPQSAINATVKEDILLSVEYSCLGVPTIEWKYTSNWGVQKIVEWKPGTQANISQSHKDRVCTFDNGSIQLFSVGVSDSGYYIITVTERLGSSQFGTIVLHVSEILYEDLHFVAVFLAFLAAVAAVLISLMWVCNKCAYKFQRKRRHKLKESRTEEIELQDIEC
- the VSTM5 gene encoding V-set and transmembrane domain-containing protein 5 isoform X1, with protein sequence MRPLPSRRRKNRGISLGLFALCLAAARCLQSQGISLYIPQSAINATVKEDILLSVEYSCLGVPTIEWKYTSNWGVQKIVEWKPGTQANISQSHKDRVCTFDNGSIQLFSVGVSDSGYYIITVTERLGSSQFGTIVLHVSEILYEDLHFVAVFLAFLAAVAAVLISLMWVCNKCAYKFQRKRRHKLKGNCLGLVIIHAFEDGGGTHYLVLTEKPLCGSSSTH
- the VSTM5 gene encoding V-set and transmembrane domain-containing protein 5 isoform X2 — encoded protein: MYLDPWQLGTQGVRRRNRNCQGISLYIPQSAINATVKEDILLSVEYSCLGVPTIEWKYTSNWGVQKIVEWKPGTQANISQSHKDRVCTFDNGSIQLFSVGVSDSGYYIITVTERLGSSQFGTIVLHVSEILYEDLHFVAVFLAFLAAVAAVLISLMWVCNKCAYKFQRKRRHKLKGNCLGLVIIHAFEDGGGTHYLVLTEKPLCGSSSTH